A window of Tolypothrix sp. PCC 7712 contains these coding sequences:
- a CDS encoding protein kinase domain-containing protein produces MISNLLAGRYKVLQVLGAGGFGKTYIVEDIHLPGNPKCVLKQLKPASDAPPVLETAKRLFEKEAETLQKLGSHDQIPRLLAYFEQNKDFYLVQELIDGHTLSRELLPGQRWTESQITEMLIESLSILGFVHSQGVIHRDIKPDNIIRRIADNKLVLIDFGAIKQVRNQSVMPGSQASISVAIGTPGYMPTEQSRGTPRPSSDIYALGMIGIQALTGVYPHELQEDPDTGEILWQHLVAASPELCDILHKMTRYHFKDRYQTADEALSAVKQLVNPVSTPTVQANSANTSRHELTLEWMEIGQVKTQTITENQQSKNPGTVRIGRDPAQCDIVLSAPTVSALHVEIFFSSQQQSFYLRSLRESNPPIVNGQSFRTGEVMLDQGSNIRLGQLDLQVKTVAVQHYPAGYTPTEYAIPFQSTPPQPIAQTVQVPKILNSQENTIPVAPANPLASPLPASVSPSPKELPHFIRLGMVAILSAGGIFALVSVRNAFNSASSSNGSSSPSYTRSNNLGVIEQCRLITPGGGRITAKLRNSAYREAREIATLASGTQVSAIEQSAEFVNIQTPDGTTGWVFNSEISNCPS; encoded by the coding sequence ATGATCAGTAATTTACTAGCAGGACGTTACAAAGTCCTCCAAGTATTGGGTGCGGGTGGCTTTGGGAAAACATACATTGTCGAAGATATTCACCTCCCTGGCAACCCTAAATGTGTTCTAAAACAACTAAAACCTGCTAGTGATGCACCTCCAGTTTTAGAAACTGCTAAAAGACTCTTTGAGAAAGAAGCCGAAACATTACAAAAATTGGGCAGCCACGACCAAATACCCAGACTTTTGGCTTACTTTGAACAAAACAAAGATTTTTACTTAGTGCAAGAATTGATCGATGGACATACCCTAAGCAGAGAACTATTGCCAGGACAAAGGTGGACTGAAAGCCAGATTACCGAAATGCTGATTGAGTCCTTGAGCATTTTAGGATTTGTCCACAGCCAAGGGGTGATCCATCGCGATATCAAGCCTGACAACATCATCAGACGAATTGCAGATAACAAATTAGTCTTGATTGACTTTGGTGCAATCAAGCAAGTACGAAACCAATCAGTAATGCCGGGGTCACAAGCAAGCATCTCTGTAGCTATTGGCACTCCTGGTTATATGCCAACCGAACAAAGTCGAGGTACACCACGCCCCAGCAGTGATATTTACGCTTTGGGGATGATAGGTATTCAAGCATTAACAGGAGTGTATCCACACGAACTTCAGGAAGACCCAGATACAGGAGAAATACTCTGGCAACATTTAGTAGCAGCGAGTCCAGAGTTATGTGACATATTGCATAAAATGACGCGCTACCATTTCAAAGACCGCTACCAGACAGCAGATGAAGCATTGTCAGCAGTTAAGCAATTAGTCAATCCAGTTAGTACTCCGACAGTCCAAGCAAATTCTGCTAATACCTCCAGACATGAACTAACTTTAGAGTGGATGGAAATTGGACAAGTCAAAACGCAAACAATTACTGAAAACCAACAGAGTAAAAATCCAGGTACAGTTCGTATTGGTCGAGACCCAGCTCAGTGTGATATTGTTTTATCAGCACCTACAGTATCAGCACTGCATGTAGAAATATTTTTTAGCTCTCAGCAGCAGAGTTTTTATTTGCGTTCTTTACGGGAGAGTAATCCCCCAATAGTGAATGGACAAAGCTTCCGCACTGGGGAAGTAATGTTAGACCAAGGTAGCAATATCCGTTTGGGACAATTAGATTTGCAGGTAAAAACTGTTGCTGTTCAACATTATCCTGCTGGTTATACACCGACGGAGTACGCGATTCCTTTCCAGAGTACACCGCCACAACCTATAGCACAAACTGTACAGGTACCAAAAATACTCAACTCGCAGGAAAATACAATCCCAGTAGCGCCAGCAAACCCTTTGGCATCTCCATTACCAGCGTCTGTTTCACCTTCACCTAAAGAATTACCGCATTTTATCAGGTTGGGGATGGTTGCTATCCTGAGTGCGGGAGGTATTTTTGCTTTAGTTTCCGTCCGGAATGCTTTCAACAGTGCATCTAGTTCTAATGGTAGTTCATCTCCATCTTATACAAGATCTAACAATCTAGGCGTAATAGAGCAATGCCGTCTGATTACTCCAGGAGGTGGAAGAATCACTGCAAAGTTACGTAATAGTGCTTATAGAGAGGCTAGAGAGATTGCAACACTAGCTAGTGGGACTCAAGTTTCAGCTATTGAACAGTCTGCTGAATTTGTGAATATTCAGACTCCTGATGGTACTACAGGATGGGTGTTCAATAGTGAAATAAGCAATTGTCCATCTTAG